A portion of the Streptomyces sp. NBC_01335 genome contains these proteins:
- a CDS encoding uracil-DNA glycosylase has product MTDTDLLLPESWRGVLGDEMQKPYVKELADFVEEERAEGPVYPPRDQVFAALEATPYDRVKVLVLGQDPYHGEGQGHGLCFSVRPGVKTPPSLRNIYKEMQEELGLPVPDNGYLMPWAEQGVLLLNAVLTVRAGEANSHKGKGWEKITDAVIRAVAERPEPAVFVLWGNYAQKKLPLIDESRHVVVKGAHPSPLSAKRFFGSRPFSQINEAVAAQGHDPIDWRIPDLG; this is encoded by the coding sequence GTGACCGACACCGACCTGCTGCTGCCCGAATCCTGGCGCGGCGTCCTCGGCGACGAGATGCAGAAGCCGTACGTGAAGGAGCTTGCGGACTTCGTCGAGGAGGAGCGCGCCGAGGGACCGGTGTACCCGCCGCGCGACCAGGTCTTCGCCGCTCTGGAAGCCACGCCCTACGACCGGGTGAAGGTGCTCGTCCTCGGCCAGGACCCGTACCACGGCGAGGGCCAGGGCCACGGGCTCTGCTTCTCCGTGCGGCCCGGCGTCAAGACGCCGCCCTCGCTGCGCAACATCTACAAGGAGATGCAGGAGGAGCTGGGCCTCCCCGTCCCGGACAACGGCTATCTGATGCCCTGGGCCGAACAAGGCGTCCTGCTGCTCAACGCCGTCCTGACCGTGCGGGCGGGCGAGGCCAACTCGCACAAGGGCAAGGGCTGGGAGAAGATCACAGACGCCGTGATCCGCGCGGTGGCCGAGCGCCCCGAGCCCGCCGTGTTCGTCCTCTGGGGCAACTACGCGCAGAAGAAGCTCCCGCTCATCGACGAGTCGCGCCACGTGGTCGTGAAGGGCGCGCACCCCTCGCCGCTCTCCGCGAAGAGGTTCTTCGGCTCCCGGCCCTTCAGCCAGATCAACGAGGCCGTCGCCGCCCAGGGCCACGACCCCATCGACTGGCGCATCCCCGACCTCGGCTGA
- a CDS encoding ABC transporter substrate-binding protein, whose product MFYRASLQAAAALASLSLVAGCSVFSSGGSDVDQHISVGTTSSPSTLDPAAAWDNSWELMRNVFQTLVSFPTGSTKPQPDAAECVFTDSTSMAYRCQLKSGLKFSDGETLDAEAVKYSIDRIVAIKAKGGPLGLLGSLDRVETKGDDLVIFHLKKSDATFPFVLATPAMSIVAPKQYPKDKLRTGNAVTGSGPYVLDHYEPHTVAELKKNDSYKGFANRKNDSVTIRYYAKSDELVPALRDNKIDATYRGLTADEVIGLQSGKEDKDKGLQLVESVGADIRFLVFNPKDPVAGKRAVREAIARLVDRDALVAKVYQGTAEPLYSIVPKGIAAHTTSFFDTFGDPDAKKAREVLTDAGITEPVEMTFWYTTDRYGSSTATEFEEIKRQLEKSGLFRITLRSAPWTTFQEGFNKGEYPVFGRGWFPDFPDPDNFIAPFVGKESATGGMYVNKKITDQILPSSRKESDRGAVSKQFAEAQQIMVEDIPLLPLWQGKLYIAAGEDIGGGERALDPQTVMQMWELYRKASW is encoded by the coding sequence GTGTTCTACCGGGCCAGTCTGCAGGCTGCTGCAGCCCTAGCATCCCTGTCACTCGTCGCCGGCTGCAGCGTGTTCTCGAGCGGCGGCTCGGACGTCGACCAGCACATCTCGGTCGGGACGACCAGCTCGCCCTCGACCCTGGACCCTGCCGCGGCCTGGGACAACTCCTGGGAGCTGATGCGCAACGTCTTCCAGACCCTGGTGTCCTTCCCCACCGGAAGCACCAAGCCCCAGCCCGACGCGGCGGAGTGCGTCTTCACCGACTCCACGAGCATGGCCTACCGCTGCCAGCTCAAGAGCGGCCTGAAGTTCTCGGACGGCGAGACGCTCGACGCCGAGGCGGTCAAGTACTCCATCGACCGGATCGTGGCGATCAAGGCCAAGGGTGGCCCGCTCGGCCTGCTGGGCTCGCTCGACCGGGTGGAGACCAAGGGCGACGACCTGGTCATCTTCCACCTGAAGAAGTCCGACGCCACCTTCCCCTTCGTCCTCGCCACCCCGGCCATGTCGATCGTCGCGCCGAAGCAGTACCCCAAGGACAAGCTCCGTACCGGCAACGCGGTCACCGGCTCGGGGCCGTACGTCCTCGACCACTACGAGCCCCACACCGTCGCGGAACTGAAGAAGAACGACAGCTACAAGGGCTTCGCGAACCGCAAGAACGACTCCGTCACCATCCGGTACTACGCGAAGTCCGACGAGCTGGTCCCGGCGCTGAGGGACAACAAGATCGACGCCACCTACCGCGGCCTCACCGCCGACGAGGTGATCGGCCTCCAGAGCGGCAAGGAGGACAAGGACAAGGGCCTCCAGCTCGTCGAGTCCGTGGGCGCCGACATCCGCTTCCTCGTCTTCAACCCGAAGGACCCGGTCGCGGGCAAGCGGGCCGTGCGTGAGGCCATCGCCCGTCTCGTGGACCGGGACGCCCTCGTCGCCAAGGTCTACCAGGGCACCGCCGAGCCGCTCTACTCCATCGTGCCGAAGGGCATCGCCGCCCACACCACCAGCTTCTTCGACACCTTCGGGGACCCCGACGCGAAGAAGGCGCGGGAGGTGCTCACCGACGCCGGGATCACGGAGCCGGTCGAGATGACGTTCTGGTACACCACGGACCGCTACGGTTCCTCGACCGCAACCGAGTTCGAGGAGATCAAGCGGCAGCTGGAGAAGTCCGGACTCTTCAGGATCACCCTGCGCAGCGCGCCCTGGACCACGTTCCAGGAGGGGTTCAACAAGGGCGAGTACCCGGTCTTCGGGCGCGGCTGGTTCCCCGACTTCCCGGACCCCGACAACTTCATCGCACCCTTCGTCGGCAAGGAGAGCGCCACCGGCGGCATGTACGTCAACAAGAAGATCACCGACCAGATCCTGCCCTCCTCGCGCAAGGAGAGCGACCGGGGCGCGGTCAGCAAGCAGTTCGCCGAGGCCCAGCAGATCATGGTCGAGGACATCCCGCTGCTGCCGCTCTGGCAGGGCAAGCTCTACATCGCGGCCGGCGAGGACATAGGCGGCGGCGAGCGCGCGCTCGACCCGCAGACCGTCATGCAGATGTGGGAGCTGTACCGCAAGGCCAGCTGGTAA
- a CDS encoding SDR family oxidoreductase — MTVQDSGKVALITGASRGIGYGVAEALVARGDRVCITGRGEEALKAAVERLGSDRVIGVAGKAHDEAHQAQAVERTMEAFGRVDHLVNNAGTNPVFGPMAELDLNVARKVFETNVISALGFAQQTWRAWQAQNGGAIVNIASVAGISASPFIGAYGMSKAAMVNLTLQLAHEFAPVVRVNAIAPAVVKTKFAEALYEGREAEVIAAYPMARLGVPEDIGGAAAFLTSEQAGWITGQTLVIDGGIFLNAGVG, encoded by the coding sequence ATGACTGTGCAGGACAGCGGAAAGGTCGCGCTCATCACCGGTGCGAGCCGGGGCATCGGGTACGGCGTCGCCGAGGCGCTCGTCGCCCGCGGCGACCGGGTCTGCATCACGGGCCGCGGCGAGGAGGCGCTCAAGGCCGCCGTCGAGCGCCTCGGCTCCGACCGGGTGATCGGTGTCGCCGGCAAGGCGCACGACGAGGCGCACCAGGCGCAGGCCGTCGAGCGCACCATGGAGGCTTTCGGCCGGGTCGACCACCTCGTCAACAACGCCGGAACGAACCCGGTGTTCGGGCCCATGGCCGAGCTCGACCTCAACGTCGCGCGCAAGGTCTTCGAGACCAACGTGATCTCGGCGCTCGGGTTCGCCCAGCAGACCTGGCGGGCGTGGCAGGCGCAGAACGGCGGGGCGATCGTCAACATCGCCTCGGTGGCCGGTATTTCGGCGTCGCCCTTCATCGGCGCGTACGGCATGAGCAAGGCCGCCATGGTCAACCTGACGCTCCAGCTGGCCCACGAGTTCGCCCCGGTCGTCCGGGTCAACGCGATCGCCCCGGCCGTCGTCAAGACCAAGTTCGCCGAGGCGCTGTACGAGGGCCGCGAGGCCGAGGTGATCGCCGCGTATCCCATGGCCCGACTGGGAGTTCCGGAAGACATCGGCGGGGCCGCCGCCTTCCTCACCTCGGAGCAGGCGGGCTGGATCACGGGGCAGACGCTCGTGATCGACGGGGGAATCTTCCTGAATGCCGGAGTGGGCTGA
- the fabG gene encoding 3-oxoacyl-ACP reductase FabG, whose translation MSTTEQRVAIVTGAARGIGAATAVRLAAEGRAVAVLDLDEAACKETVGKITAAGGTALAVGCDVSDAAQVEAAVARVVAELGAPTILVNNAGVLRDNLLFKMSESDWDIVMNVHLKGAFLMAKAVQKHMVDAKFGRIVSLSSSSALGNRGQANYSAVKAGLQGFTKTLAIELGKFGITANAVAPGFIVTEMTAQTAARVGMGFEEFQAAAATQIPVQRVGRPDDIANAISFFTGDDAGFVSGQVLYVAGGPLN comes from the coding sequence ATGTCCACCACCGAGCAGCGTGTCGCCATCGTGACGGGAGCGGCGCGAGGCATTGGGGCCGCGACCGCCGTGCGCCTGGCGGCCGAGGGCCGCGCCGTGGCCGTACTCGACCTCGACGAGGCCGCCTGCAAGGAGACCGTCGGGAAGATCACCGCCGCCGGCGGCACCGCGCTCGCCGTCGGCTGCGACGTGTCGGACGCCGCGCAGGTGGAGGCCGCCGTCGCGCGCGTCGTCGCCGAACTCGGCGCGCCGACGATCCTGGTCAACAACGCGGGCGTGCTCCGCGACAACCTGCTCTTCAAGATGAGCGAGTCCGACTGGGACATCGTGATGAACGTCCACCTCAAGGGGGCGTTCCTGATGGCGAAGGCCGTCCAGAAGCACATGGTGGACGCCAAGTTCGGGCGTATCGTCTCGCTCTCCTCCTCCTCGGCGCTCGGCAACCGCGGCCAGGCCAACTACTCGGCCGTCAAGGCCGGTCTCCAGGGCTTCACCAAGACCCTCGCCATCGAGCTCGGCAAGTTCGGCATCACCGCCAACGCCGTCGCGCCCGGGTTCATCGTGACGGAGATGACCGCCCAGACCGCGGCCCGCGTCGGGATGGGCTTCGAGGAGTTCCAGGCCGCCGCGGCCACGCAGATCCCCGTCCAGCGCGTGGGCCGCCCGGACGACATCGCCAACGCCATCTCCTTCTTCACCGGCGACGACGCGGGCTTCGTCTCCGGTCAGGTGCTGTACGTCGCCGGCGGCCCGCTCAACTGA
- a CDS encoding DUF3037 domain-containing protein — protein MSTREVFEYALLRVVPRVERGECFNAGVLVYSRAHSFVAARTHLDESKLRALDPAADVIGVQAALRAVENVCGGGDAAGQAAGDDAGRRFRWLIAPRSTVVQPGPVHTGLTLDPEAEIERLLDLLVR, from the coding sequence ATGAGCACGCGCGAGGTCTTCGAGTACGCGCTGCTGCGCGTCGTCCCCCGCGTCGAGCGCGGGGAGTGCTTCAACGCCGGGGTGCTCGTCTACAGCCGGGCGCACTCCTTCGTCGCCGCCCGTACCCACCTCGACGAGAGCAAGCTGAGGGCGCTCGACCCCGCCGCCGACGTCATCGGCGTACAGGCCGCGCTGCGGGCGGTGGAGAACGTCTGCGGCGGCGGCGACGCGGCCGGTCAGGCGGCCGGAGACGATGCCGGACGACGGTTCCGCTGGCTGATCGCCCCCCGCTCCACGGTCGTCCAGCCGGGCCCCGTACACACCGGCCTGACGCTCGATCCGGAGGCCGAGATCGAGCGCCTGCTCGATCTGCTCGTCCGCTGA
- a CDS encoding HipA family kinase, with product MLEEVVATRYVTPLREGGSLPGIVEADDLGTYVMKFTGAGQGRKTLVAEVICGELGRRLGLRVPELVTMQLDPVIGLGEPDQEVQELLKASGGLNLGMDYLPGSLGFDPLAYHVDPVEAGRIVWFDALINNVDRSWRNPNMLVWHGDVWLIDHGATMIWHHNWPGAQASAAKPYNASDHVLAPTGPDVAAAAAALAPLVTEELLTEVTAQVPDEWLLGEPGFDSTDELRRAYVAPLLARAATIHERIVMDAPAPTGPSKAPGWLADRLTPRTRSTGLHPTEKDETR from the coding sequence GTGCTGGAAGAAGTAGTAGCGACCCGCTACGTCACGCCCCTGCGTGAGGGCGGTTCGCTCCCCGGGATCGTCGAGGCCGACGACCTCGGTACGTACGTCATGAAGTTCACCGGGGCGGGCCAGGGGCGGAAGACCCTGGTCGCGGAGGTCATCTGCGGGGAGCTCGGCCGACGCCTCGGGCTGCGGGTGCCGGAGCTCGTGACCATGCAGCTCGACCCGGTCATCGGGCTCGGTGAGCCCGACCAGGAGGTGCAGGAGCTGCTCAAGGCGAGCGGCGGGCTGAACCTCGGGATGGACTACCTTCCCGGTTCCCTGGGCTTCGACCCGCTCGCTTACCACGTCGACCCGGTGGAGGCCGGGCGGATCGTCTGGTTCGACGCGCTGATCAACAACGTCGACCGGTCCTGGCGCAACCCCAACATGCTGGTCTGGCACGGCGACGTCTGGCTGATCGACCACGGGGCCACGATGATCTGGCACCACAACTGGCCGGGCGCCCAGGCGTCCGCGGCCAAGCCGTACAACGCCTCCGACCACGTACTGGCACCCACCGGACCGGACGTCGCGGCCGCTGCCGCCGCGCTCGCCCCGCTGGTCACCGAGGAGCTGCTCACCGAGGTGACGGCCCAGGTACCCGACGAGTGGCTCCTCGGCGAGCCCGGGTTCGACTCGACGGACGAGCTTCGGCGCGCGTACGTGGCGCCCCTGCTGGCCCGTGCCGCCACCATCCACGAGCGCATCGTCATGGACGCCCCGGCGCCGACCGGGCCGTCGAAGGCCCCCGGCTGGCTCGCCGACCGCCTCACCCCGAGGACCCGGTCGACGGGCCTCCACCCGACGGAGAAGGACGAGACCCGATGA
- a CDS encoding CHAT domain-containing protein, with the protein MAGDEDSGGVQGLRAWAMDATGRAARLIGRNDENQTVTAEEFEGSVAELLRLRTLLDHDRLLLGKVTLVLGSLLAVRHASGRGTADDRERARLLLEEVRDPARPAGERMADDDRQWAAMFLLMVSPHVQPGATAPSPPDLWSLLDLSAASLPGQPAAEAARIAALAAEVGRIPTLPPEVHQKLNQTQDLLSYLEKGDLSDPEALLLMLPPGFPLSDELRSMLETLSPILREAAPPAPEPGAKKPAPEPAAQEPAPEPGAEEPAAEAADRTETAVTHAWLTAMIGLPEALRTGDPGTLDRVLERLGGQLDRLPADDAGAASGIQALMRMVLQTAGPLGGSRFDDAEALRQTGPVVEHFAQWAADDPRVAHIAVMARAVGLFTRMRSEEGENVDEFRRLMGELDALEASMTAGDPAQFAVALVHGSALVLLGERTRDSEAVSRGLAQQEAALASRPDGGTGVPDAQLDALLDGIRASRAVADRLPDLMPGSVPSPADSSAGTQYLRALTAAVRHTTNEDPTDLAAAISGLEHVRDEVRQGRMQHVAFAALWQLAECYRWRLRSTQDPADRDAATAAALESLRALAGDVVLQSGSHDALLTARSGSEYGMRAAVWAASQGRVEEAVAALELGRALVLQAASTSRAVPELLEAGGHQDLAREWRAAQQGPGGAAGALPRELPSSLRRRALWALGHRERDGSLFRTPTVDELKAGVAEGDADALVYLLAGEGASPGMAVVLGPDIGTGVRAMPLLSGENSAPLERYLDAAAAYQQQPHVPEALRTWEEALSELCDWATDAVIFPVLTGVAERLAANESRRTDRPGPPRIVLVPCGRLGIVPWHAARLPAGSRRDWVCQIMIISYAASGRQFLSTVRRARSAPASAPVMVADPTMSLPFAELEVTGLQQTLYPRARLYGAFYTPPAGLVATGTPDDILAALAGGPSLLHVACHGSAGTSPTASALRLAPGPGEEGRSPTELLTVSRLLDRVAGEQDCPEGPLVVLSACETDLSRRDHDEALTLTTAFVASGARDVVGSRWATRDSAAALMMAVFHHYLAVEGLSPVDALHGARMWMLDPERENPGSLSDELVRELAGAPELDRPAAWAAFIHQGHPGPARTPRRG; encoded by the coding sequence ATGGCGGGCGACGAGGACAGCGGCGGAGTCCAGGGGCTTCGGGCCTGGGCCATGGATGCGACCGGACGCGCCGCCCGGCTGATCGGGCGCAACGACGAGAACCAGACGGTCACCGCGGAGGAGTTCGAGGGCTCCGTGGCGGAACTGCTGCGGCTGCGCACCCTCCTGGACCACGACCGGCTCCTGCTCGGCAAGGTCACCCTGGTACTCGGCAGTCTGCTCGCCGTGCGCCACGCCTCCGGGCGCGGCACGGCGGACGACCGGGAGCGGGCCCGGCTCCTGTTGGAAGAGGTACGGGATCCGGCGAGGCCCGCGGGGGAGCGGATGGCGGACGACGACAGGCAGTGGGCGGCGATGTTCCTGCTGATGGTCTCTCCCCATGTGCAGCCGGGCGCCACGGCCCCGTCCCCTCCGGACCTCTGGTCCCTCCTCGACCTCTCCGCGGCGTCCCTCCCCGGGCAGCCGGCCGCCGAGGCGGCCCGGATCGCGGCCCTGGCCGCCGAGGTCGGCCGGATACCGACGCTGCCGCCGGAGGTGCACCAGAAGCTGAACCAGACGCAAGACCTCCTCTCGTACCTGGAGAAGGGGGATCTGTCCGATCCCGAAGCGCTGTTGTTGATGCTGCCCCCCGGCTTCCCCCTGAGCGATGAGCTCCGGTCGATGCTGGAGACTCTGTCCCCGATTCTCCGTGAAGCCGCCCCACCCGCACCGGAGCCCGGCGCCAAGAAACCCGCGCCGGAGCCCGCCGCCCAGGAACCCGCGCCGGAGCCCGGCGCCGAGGAACCGGCAGCGGAGGCGGCGGACCGGACGGAAACTGCGGTCACCCACGCGTGGCTCACCGCCATGATCGGCCTACCCGAAGCACTGCGCACGGGCGATCCCGGGACCCTGGACAGGGTTCTCGAACGACTCGGCGGCCAGCTCGACCGACTGCCGGCGGACGACGCCGGGGCCGCCTCCGGCATCCAGGCGCTGATGCGCATGGTGCTGCAGACGGCCGGTCCCCTCGGAGGCAGCAGGTTCGACGACGCGGAGGCCCTCCGGCAGACGGGTCCCGTCGTCGAGCACTTCGCGCAGTGGGCGGCCGACGATCCACGCGTGGCCCACATCGCCGTGATGGCCCGGGCGGTCGGCCTCTTCACCAGGATGCGGTCCGAGGAGGGGGAGAACGTCGACGAGTTCCGTCGGCTGATGGGCGAACTGGACGCGCTCGAAGCCTCCATGACCGCCGGGGACCCGGCCCAGTTCGCCGTGGCGCTCGTACACGGCTCCGCTCTCGTACTGCTCGGTGAACGTACCCGCGACAGCGAGGCGGTCTCCCGCGGCCTGGCCCAGCAGGAGGCCGCCCTCGCGTCCAGGCCCGACGGAGGGACCGGGGTCCCCGACGCGCAACTCGACGCCCTCCTCGACGGGATACGCGCCTCGCGGGCCGTGGCGGACCGTCTGCCCGACCTCATGCCCGGATCCGTCCCGTCCCCCGCCGACTCGTCGGCGGGTACCCAGTACCTCCGCGCCTTGACGGCCGCCGTCCGTCACACGACCAACGAGGACCCCACCGATCTCGCGGCCGCCATCAGTGGCCTGGAGCACGTGCGCGACGAGGTACGTCAGGGCCGGATGCAGCACGTGGCCTTCGCCGCCCTGTGGCAGCTCGCGGAGTGCTACCGGTGGCGCCTCCGGAGCACTCAGGACCCGGCTGACCGGGACGCGGCGACGGCCGCCGCGCTGGAATCGCTGCGGGCACTCGCCGGTGACGTCGTCCTGCAGTCGGGCTCCCACGACGCTCTGCTGACCGCCCGGTCCGGATCCGAGTACGGAATGCGGGCCGCTGTCTGGGCCGCCTCCCAGGGCCGGGTGGAGGAGGCGGTGGCCGCACTGGAGCTGGGCCGCGCGCTGGTGCTGCAAGCGGCGTCCACATCTCGGGCCGTACCCGAACTCCTGGAGGCCGGCGGCCACCAGGACCTCGCCCGGGAATGGCGAGCGGCACAGCAGGGGCCGGGCGGCGCGGCCGGCGCGCTCCCCAGGGAGCTTCCCAGCTCCCTGCGGCGCCGCGCCCTGTGGGCCCTGGGCCATCGTGAGCGGGACGGATCCCTGTTCCGCACTCCGACGGTCGACGAACTCAAGGCCGGCGTGGCCGAGGGCGACGCGGACGCGCTCGTCTATCTGCTCGCGGGCGAGGGCGCCTCGCCGGGCATGGCGGTCGTACTGGGTCCGGACATCGGCACCGGCGTACGGGCGATGCCCCTGCTGTCCGGCGAGAACAGCGCGCCCCTGGAGCGGTACCTCGACGCCGCGGCGGCGTACCAGCAGCAGCCCCACGTCCCCGAAGCGTTGCGGACGTGGGAGGAGGCGCTGTCCGAGCTCTGCGACTGGGCGACGGACGCCGTCATCTTCCCGGTGCTGACCGGCGTCGCGGAGCGGCTCGCCGCGAACGAGAGCCGACGCACGGACCGCCCCGGACCGCCGAGGATCGTACTGGTTCCCTGCGGGCGCCTCGGCATCGTCCCCTGGCACGCGGCACGCCTGCCGGCCGGGTCCCGCCGGGACTGGGTGTGCCAGATCATGATCATCAGTTACGCGGCGTCCGGACGCCAGTTCCTGAGCACGGTCCGGCGCGCCCGGAGTGCTCCGGCCTCCGCCCCCGTCATGGTGGCCGATCCCACCATGAGCCTGCCGTTCGCGGAACTGGAAGTGACAGGGCTCCAGCAGACCCTGTATCCACGGGCGCGCCTGTACGGGGCGTTCTACACGCCTCCCGCCGGACTCGTGGCGACCGGCACACCGGACGACATCCTCGCGGCCCTCGCCGGGGGGCCGTCCCTGCTCCACGTGGCGTGTCACGGGTCGGCCGGCACCAGCCCGACCGCATCGGCCCTGCGGCTGGCTCCCGGCCCGGGGGAGGAGGGCCGGTCACCCACCGAGCTGCTGACCGTGTCGCGGCTGCTCGACCGCGTCGCCGGTGAACAGGACTGCCCAGAAGGCCCGTTGGTCGTACTCAGCGCCTGCGAGACGGACCTGAGCAGGCGCGACCACGACGAGGCGCTCACCCTGACCACCGCCTTCGTGGCGAGCGGGGCGCGGGACGTGGTGGGCTCCCGGTGGGCGACCCGGGATTCGGCGGCGGCCCTGATGATGGCGGTCTTCCACCACTACCTGGCCGTCGAAGGGCTGAGCCCCGTGGACGCCCTCCACGGGGCCCGGATGTGGATGCTCGATCCGGAACGCGAGAACCCCGGTTCGCTCAGCGACGAACTCGTGAGGGAACTGGCCGGTGCGCCGGAACTGGACCGCCCGGCGGCCTGGGCCGCGTTCATCCACCAGGGGCACCCGGGGCCCGCTCGGACGCCCCGGAGAGGATGA